Genomic segment of Longimicrobiales bacterium:
ACCCAGGTCTATGCGACCACCAAGGCCGTGTTCGACCTGCAAGAGGACGATGTTTATTGGTGTACCGCCGACGTGGGCTGGATCACGGGTCACAGCTATATCGTGTATGGTCCGCTCGCGAACGGGGCGCAGATCGTGATGTATGAAGGTGCACCGGATACTCCGGACCGCGGTCGTTTCTGGCATATTTGTGAGAAGTACGGCGTCACGATCTTCTACACGGCGCCGACTGCGATTCGTGCGTTCATGCGCTGGGGAGACACGTGGCCCGCCGAGTCAGACCTGTCCAGCCTTCGGCTGCTCGGTACAGTCGGGGAGCCCATCAATCCCGAGGCCTGGATGTGGTATCACCGGCTGATCGGTGGGGAGCGTTGTCCGATCGTCGATACCTGGTGGCAGACCGAGACCGGCGGGATCATGATCACGCCCTTGCCTGGGCTGACGGAGACTAAGCCTGGTACGGCAGCCCGTCCGTTCCCCGGCATTCAGGCGAAGATTCTCTCGGAGGACGGTGCGGAAACGCCCGCCGGGTACCTCGCCATCACGACGCCTTGGCCCTCGATGCTACGGACGATCTGGCGGGATGATCAGCGCTTCCGAGACACCTACTGGTCGAAGTGGAAAAACGTGTACTTCCCCGGGGACGGGGCGAAGACCGACGAGGATGGGTACTTCTGGATTCTGGGCCGAGTGGACGACGTGTTGAATGTCGCCGGCCATCGAATAGGCACGGCAGAGGTGGAGAGCGCGCTGGTAGACCATCCTTCTGTGGTAGAGTCTGCCGTGGTGGGGAAGGCGCACGAGATCAAAGGAGAGTCGATCGCCGCTTTCGTGACGCTCAGGGAGGGGATTGAATAATCTGACCAGCTGATGGCGGAAATCCGAAACCACGTCGGCATGAAGATCGGAGCGATTGCCAAGCCAGAGATCGTGGTATTCTCTGCAGATCTCCCCAAGACGCGCTCGGGGAAGATCATGCGACGGCTCCTTCGCGACATCGCGGAAGGGCGGGCGGTGGGAGATACTACGACGCTCGCAGATCCGGATGTGGTGAAGCGGCTGCAGGATATGCACGAAGCGGAAGAGGGCTGACCGGAATCGGTCAGCCGGAAGAGTCCTGTTAGTCTGTGGCCATCGGGTCACGCGATGACGGGGCTTTGCTAGCCCTCTCCTCTTCAGATTTCTTCTTGATCTTCCGCGCAGGCACGCCGACGTAGACCCAGTGTGGCTCTGTGCTCTTGGTAAGCATGGACCCCGCACCGACCATCGAGTCGTCCGCGATGTGCGCACCGGCCAGCACGGTCGCGTGGTATGTCACCCGTGCACCCTTGCCGATGACGGTCTTGGGCAGATAGACGATGCGTCCGTCGACGATGTTGTGCGAGTGTGAGTACACGTTCGTGAAGTCCGCGACGGACGAACCGTCGCCGATGTCGATCCCACCGCGGTCGTCGAGCAGGACGTGTCGGTGAATGACTACGCCGTCGCCCACATTCAAGTTGTATCCGTAGGAAACGCGGACGTGGGTGAACGCCTTAAAGTTCTTCCCACAACTCCCGAACACATGCTGGGCCAAGGCCCGCCGAAAATGGATACCCAGCTCGACGTTCTCGCCCAAGGCACTGCGGTCGAACATTTCCCACAGCCACAGAAGCGGCTTTCGCGGGGCATATTGCTCGAGGTCGATCTCCTCGTAGTACTCAGGCTCGAGGGTCACATTGCGCGGGTCCATCTGCGCCAGTGCAACTCGAGCAGTTGTTGAAAGCTGGGCCGGGTCTGATGTTGAAAATTCCGGGTAGTAAATATCCGTAAGGATTGTACGGCACAGCTCGTTGCGATCGCAGTTCGGGTCGTCCAAGGCCTCGCGAAGCCAGGCGAGCCACTCGTCGTAAAGGCTCTGTGCGGCGTTCGCTACGGGGACCGGACGCAATGGTAGGAAATGCATAACATGACTTTATCTGGAATGAGAGGAGTGGCAAGGCTGTCGCGACAATCCTCGCCCGTTAGACTTACCGGAAAGCACCACAAACTGAGTCGCAACCAATGCATGATGTCCTTCGGCAGCGCCTGATTCGGAAGCTAGAAAGCCTTCCCGACGAGCAGATCTACCAGGTCCTCGACTATATTGAGTTTCTGGAGTCGAAGTACGCGGCCGCCGCGGATCTTGAGGCGTCCGGACTGCAGAAGTTCGCCGAAGGCCTCGAAGACAAGATGCGGCGGCGAGCGGTGAGCCCGAACACGATTCGCGAGGCGTTTCAGCTGATCTCTGCTGCGGATCGGGTCCTGACCGGTGTTTCGTCCGCGGGTAAGCAGATCCTGAATGACCTGAACCAGGTGATCGAGCCGGAGGATGATGAGGCGGATCAGATCGAATCCGGGGATGATGCGACGCATATCGAGGCCGATCCACGCAAGAGTTCTCAGGGCGGATGACTCGACGTTGACGGTCCTCGCCGGTCCGAATATCCTTCCCGATGGAATCAATGAAGCTCTTCGGAGCATGTATGCGCCCGCGCTGCGAGGACCGGTCTGAACGGTCCCGGAGACGGGCGTTCGCTATTTCTGAAAGGTCGGAATCTCCATGACTGACGGGTCAGCTGACGGCCGGATTGTCAAGACGGCGCTCACGTTCGACGACGTTCTCCTCATCCCTGGGCATTCTCTCGTGCACCCCAAGGACACCGACGTCTCGACGTGGGTCACGCGAGGCATCGAGCTGCGGATTCCACTGCTGGCCGCGG
This window contains:
- a CDS encoding acyltransferase, with protein sequence MHFLPLRPVPVANAAQSLYDEWLAWLREALDDPNCDRNELCRTILTDIYYPEFSTSDPAQLSTTARVALAQMDPRNVTLEPEYYEEIDLEQYAPRKPLLWLWEMFDRSALGENVELGIHFRRALAQHVFGSCGKNFKAFTHVRVSYGYNLNVGDGVVIHRHVLLDDRGGIDIGDGSSVADFTNVYSHSHNIVDGRIVYLPKTVIGKGARVTYHATVLAGAHIADDSMVGAGSMLTKSTEPHWVYVGVPARKIKKKSEEERASKAPSSRDPMATD
- a CDS encoding DUF2281 domain-containing protein, which translates into the protein MHDVLRQRLIRKLESLPDEQIYQVLDYIEFLESKYAAAADLEASGLQKFAEGLEDKMRRRAVSPNTIREAFQLISAADRVLTGVSSAGKQILNDLNQVIEPEDDEADQIESGDDATHIEADPRKSSQGG